The proteins below are encoded in one region of Pirellulales bacterium:
- a CDS encoding BlaI/MecI/CopY family transcriptional regulator — MKKKPIPAATGAELKVLEALWENGEAAIRELRDALYPAGGESKFATVQKLLTRLAEKGLVRRRKEGASWLFSPLIGRDDLIGGELRRLAESLGGSSMAPLLTCLVETGELTAKERAHLRRLLDEEPGAQGP; from the coding sequence ATGAAGAAAAAGCCCATACCCGCCGCCACGGGGGCCGAGCTCAAGGTGCTCGAGGCTCTATGGGAAAACGGTGAGGCAGCCATCCGCGAACTGCGTGATGCGCTCTATCCCGCTGGGGGCGAGTCGAAGTTTGCCACCGTCCAAAAGCTGCTCACGCGCCTCGCGGAAAAGGGTCTTGTGCGCCGTCGCAAGGAAGGAGCCAGCTGGCTTTTTTCGCCCCTGATTGGACGGGACGATTTGATCGGGGGGGAACTGCGTCGCCTGGCCGAAAGCCTGGGGGGCAGCTCGATGGCGCCGCTTTTGACCTGCCTTGTTGAAACGGGCGAGCTTACTGCGAAGGAACGAGCCCACTTGCGCCGCTTGCTCGATGAAGAACCCGGCGCGCAGGGTCCCTGA
- a CDS encoding M56 family metallopeptidase, whose product MSWLSCIISNVVLASLLALLAYVAQHHLRSAAIARALWVLVLVKLVTPPLVSIPLAESPGLMACLLGTCACGIHLQEQGTLSELLPWLLLAVWSAGASTRAWTAWRRWAHFQGLIAGVSSAPREWQALADQLAAELSMRRPPLIRVVPGRLPPLVIPGWHGPQMLLPKTLIEQLQPSQRAALLLHELIHLKHRDHLIRLLELTVGIVFWWLPVAGAIGRQLRACEETCCDAAVVARLPQSRRDYACLLLDVLDFAHPLPQSAMPPVTAITVAQNVEARLRAILNTRPRAQRHSLAAACLFPIALALLPCELRYGVIRRPQAAAPVAASANERPITYGSCDPNPMPSRGPIEVKPAAGKLPFSMLCPDSPLVPPMITDQQPSTFCCPS is encoded by the coding sequence ATGTCGTGGCTGTCGTGCATCATCTCGAATGTCGTGCTGGCGTCGTTGCTGGCGCTGTTGGCCTACGTCGCTCAGCATCATTTGCGGTCCGCGGCCATTGCCCGAGCGCTGTGGGTGCTGGTACTTGTCAAATTAGTGACGCCTCCGTTGGTAAGCATTCCGCTCGCTGAATCACCTGGGCTGATGGCGTGCCTGCTGGGCACCTGCGCCTGCGGAATACATCTCCAAGAACAGGGAACGTTAAGCGAGTTGCTGCCGTGGCTGTTACTGGCCGTCTGGTCTGCAGGAGCCAGCACGAGGGCGTGGACCGCATGGCGCCGCTGGGCGCACTTTCAGGGACTGATCGCCGGGGTATCATCCGCGCCAAGGGAATGGCAGGCGCTGGCAGATCAGTTGGCCGCGGAACTTTCCATGCGCCGCCCGCCACTGATCCGAGTCGTGCCCGGCCGGTTGCCGCCGCTAGTCATCCCAGGTTGGCACGGGCCGCAAATGTTGTTGCCCAAGACGTTGATCGAACAACTTCAACCATCACAACGTGCCGCACTGCTGCTTCACGAACTGATTCATCTCAAACACAGGGATCATCTGATACGGCTGCTGGAATTGACGGTCGGCATCGTCTTTTGGTGGCTGCCAGTTGCCGGCGCGATTGGCAGGCAATTGCGCGCCTGCGAGGAAACGTGCTGCGACGCCGCGGTTGTGGCCCGTCTACCGCAGTCACGTCGCGATTATGCCTGCCTGCTGCTGGATGTGCTGGATTTCGCCCATCCACTGCCGCAGTCGGCGATGCCGCCCGTGACCGCGATTACTGTCGCCCAGAATGTCGAAGCGCGGCTGAGAGCGATTCTCAACACCCGTCCGCGCGCTCAGCGCCACAGCCTAGCGGCCGCGTGCCTATTTCCGATCGCATTGGCCCTGCTTCCCTGCGAATTGCGTTATGGCGTCATTCGTCGCCCACAAGCCGCTGCGCCTGTCGCGGCGTCGGCCAACGAACGTCCCATCACATACGGAAGCTGTGACCCCAATCCTATGCCGTCGCGAGGACCAATCGAAGTGAAGCCAGCTGCAGGCAAGTTGCCGTTTTCGATGCTCTGCCCCGATTCACCACTGGTCCCGCCGATGATAACTGATCAGCAGCCCTCTACGTTCTGTTGCCCCTCGTAG
- a CDS encoding HEAT repeat domain-containing protein, producing the protein MVFGLTGASRAAQEGFDGWDLEPSVSQAHLVVVARVVNISSLTVVEGAKTDVALREYRFQSVRRLKGIFQRDQLAMTNADLGCPAEDPVLGCPLKEGEFRLLILVQQQGLQNMGCVSASPGTTTFAERVPLLSGPEDPLVATVETLIKVTDARSRRERAKLLVDRLHTTDGLAAVPLLTSLQTRADWAAADPRALPVLAQLTARQPPAVCAAALKALRNALANYHTSGGGFDWQVVVDALHDALTVQPFEGCNPRHAIRTVDRVAAIDALGYLRARNIVIPWADDWLIGQLTKAGTHAEQTAAATALSRSKSPAAIAAVNDALARLPLDELPAYETAYARAAERLSWTQAERSLIERLNHSIIAQQSLEAEMEPLGRRRSTASLAYLLHAAHQDELSPADRYHLARALGQLRDDQAVPVLMRWMRDDDHRLRELALTALENIDSPLAARETRPLLKTEPNLANKLRMARLLARHQIADGYALATEHLADRTHTPQALLVLVALNDPRTTNELSEIVAARPDRHWYAVTLGALAAIGNAEAKAQLLAILNDDRHPLLADAVEAAGLVDADEYLLPLAKLAQSRNKHIALASLVAIHRNLSDVRSSPSGIAAAQTGHFFAEDEMLDEPRAAGRLIPPVIEAPAIFDAVAALAIDTYVEPDVRRLAIAVARLLHTNRYGELLERLADQAELEGTPLLKIIQAARLAWRDARDGC; encoded by the coding sequence ATGGTGTTTGGTTTGACAGGGGCATCACGCGCAGCACAAGAAGGATTTGACGGCTGGGATCTCGAACCAAGCGTCAGCCAGGCGCACCTGGTCGTGGTAGCCCGCGTCGTTAACATCAGCAGCCTGACGGTTGTCGAAGGAGCGAAGACGGACGTGGCTTTGCGCGAATACCGCTTTCAGTCCGTTCGTCGACTTAAAGGCATCTTTCAGCGCGATCAACTCGCTATGACGAACGCCGACCTGGGCTGTCCCGCCGAAGACCCGGTGCTCGGCTGCCCTTTAAAGGAAGGCGAATTTCGCCTGTTGATCCTGGTGCAACAGCAGGGTTTGCAGAACATGGGTTGCGTATCGGCGTCCCCCGGCACAACCACGTTCGCGGAGCGCGTTCCGCTGCTCAGTGGGCCCGAAGATCCGCTGGTGGCAACTGTCGAAACATTGATCAAGGTCACCGATGCGCGTTCGCGTCGCGAGCGAGCCAAGCTGCTTGTGGATCGACTGCACACAACCGACGGACTGGCCGCCGTGCCACTATTAACCAGCCTGCAGACTCGAGCTGACTGGGCTGCGGCCGATCCGCGGGCGCTACCTGTGCTGGCTCAATTAACGGCCCGGCAGCCCCCTGCGGTGTGCGCCGCCGCGCTCAAGGCACTTCGCAACGCTCTTGCGAATTACCATACATCCGGCGGCGGGTTTGACTGGCAAGTCGTGGTCGATGCGCTGCATGATGCCCTGACCGTCCAGCCATTCGAGGGCTGCAATCCTCGCCATGCGATCAGGACCGTCGACCGTGTGGCCGCGATCGACGCATTGGGGTATTTGCGCGCAAGAAATATCGTCATACCCTGGGCTGACGACTGGCTGATAGGCCAGCTTACCAAGGCCGGGACTCACGCCGAACAGACCGCCGCGGCCACCGCTCTGTCCCGATCGAAATCGCCCGCAGCGATCGCGGCGGTAAATGATGCCTTGGCCAGGCTGCCGCTCGATGAGCTTCCGGCGTATGAAACCGCTTATGCGCGCGCCGCGGAAAGACTCAGCTGGACGCAAGCCGAACGATCACTCATCGAGCGATTGAACCATTCCATCATCGCCCAGCAGTCACTCGAAGCCGAAATGGAGCCCTTAGGACGCAGGCGCAGCACGGCGAGTCTCGCTTACCTTTTGCATGCTGCCCATCAAGACGAGCTATCGCCGGCGGACCGGTATCATCTGGCCAGGGCCCTGGGACAGTTGCGAGACGATCAGGCCGTGCCCGTCCTGATGAGATGGATGCGAGACGACGATCATCGCTTGAGAGAACTTGCGCTGACGGCCCTGGAAAACATCGATTCACCGCTCGCAGCCCGTGAAACTCGTCCGCTGCTGAAGACGGAACCCAACCTGGCCAATAAGTTGCGCATGGCACGATTGCTGGCCCGACACCAGATCGCGGACGGCTATGCGCTTGCGACCGAGCATTTGGCCGATCGAACCCACACGCCGCAAGCCTTATTGGTATTGGTAGCCCTCAACGATCCACGCACGACGAATGAACTCTCCGAGATCGTCGCGGCACGACCTGATCGACATTGGTATGCCGTGACGCTGGGCGCTCTTGCCGCGATTGGCAACGCCGAGGCCAAGGCCCAACTACTGGCCATTCTGAACGATGATCGGCATCCGCTCTTGGCGGACGCCGTCGAGGCGGCCGGCCTCGTGGATGCTGACGAATACTTGCTGCCGCTCGCGAAGCTGGCTCAGTCTCGCAACAAGCACATCGCACTGGCCTCGTTGGTTGCGATCCACCGTAACCTGAGCGATGTCCGTTCGTCGCCCAGCGGCATAGCTGCCGCTCAGACGGGTCATTTTTTTGCCGAAGATGAGATGCTCGACGAACCGCGTGCTGCAGGCAGGCTCATCCCGCCCGTCATCGAAGCGCCCGCCATCTTCGACGCCGTGGCGGCGCTGGCGATCGACACGTATGTCGAGCCGGACGTCCGCCGTCTGGCAATTGCGGTCGCCAGACTATTGCACACGAATCGTTACGGCGAATTGCTCGAACGCCTGGCTGACCAGGCCGAGCTCGAAGGAACGCCGCTTCTGAAGATAATCCAGGCCGCACGGCTGGCCTGGCGCGATGCCAGGGACGGCTGCTGA
- a CDS encoding redoxin domain-containing protein, with protein sequence MKARILSLCLLVGLAPSLALAAESALVGKKISNFTGRDFRGKEVALADLAESKAVVVIFLGTECPLAKLYGPRLVELQKEFADRGVSFIGVDSNRQDLGTEVAHYAREAAIEFPLLKDAGNVIADQFGAQRTPEAFVLDKNGAVRYHGRIDDQYGFMGKGIAYQRTEPIRRDLAEALTELLAGKEVSQPETPLQGCLIGRVKEPVADSDVTYSNQVARIFNANCVECHRPGQIAPFPLTSYDEAVGWADMIQEVVQERRMPPWHADPAVGTFSNDCRLSDADLATIEKWVKNGAPEGNPKDLPEAPKFTDGWQIPQPDQIIYMADEPYDVPAGGTVEYQRFVIDPGWTEDKWIKAMECRPGNHAIVHHIIVYVIPPGVAPTGRAGRLQTNWLGAFAPGLRQEPLKEGYARYVQKGSKLLFEVHYTPNGVAQPDRSYAGFVFADPATVKNEVAVQNAGNFTFKIPPQDPNYEVESEFVFRQNATLLTISPHMHVRGKDFFYELIYPDGKKETLLSVPRYDFGWQTTYWLTEPKQIPRGAKMHCVAHFDNSPDNLANPDPNATVAWGEQTWEEMMFGWFEMALTDQDLTAPATDSALRVKEFLKQAEGDVLQVDEQLKQMAGKALETPKSWELVTWQILELVPQVDRVCITTVDGDKLRLKMVQDRIGLKTPFHSTSTVAKAEGEALADYALGDKVVVNDSLTNVKGPTMNKMAKKDIHSSMHVPVQIDGQRCTMNFWSTEEGAFPPQAAQILEQIARLVAEGSQAK encoded by the coding sequence ATGAAGGCCAGGATTCTTTCGTTGTGCCTGCTGGTCGGCTTGGCGCCTTCGCTTGCACTTGCTGCGGAAAGCGCACTGGTCGGCAAGAAGATTTCGAACTTCACCGGCCGTGATTTCCGCGGCAAGGAAGTCGCCTTGGCGGATCTTGCCGAGAGCAAGGCCGTGGTGGTCATCTTCCTGGGTACGGAATGCCCGCTGGCCAAGTTGTACGGACCGCGGCTTGTCGAGTTGCAGAAGGAATTTGCCGATAGGGGCGTTTCCTTCATTGGCGTCGATTCGAATCGCCAGGACCTGGGGACCGAAGTGGCCCATTACGCTCGTGAGGCGGCGATCGAATTCCCCTTGCTGAAAGATGCCGGAAATGTGATTGCCGATCAATTCGGAGCTCAGCGCACGCCCGAGGCATTTGTCCTCGACAAGAATGGCGCCGTGCGCTATCACGGTCGCATCGACGATCAATATGGATTCATGGGCAAGGGAATCGCCTACCAGCGCACCGAACCGATTCGCCGTGATTTGGCCGAGGCGTTGACCGAGCTTCTGGCCGGCAAGGAAGTTTCCCAGCCCGAGACGCCGCTGCAAGGTTGCTTGATTGGCCGGGTCAAGGAACCGGTCGCCGACAGCGACGTGACCTATTCGAATCAGGTCGCGCGAATCTTCAACGCCAATTGCGTCGAATGTCATCGCCCGGGACAGATCGCTCCGTTCCCGCTGACCTCTTATGACGAAGCGGTGGGTTGGGCTGATATGATTCAAGAGGTTGTACAAGAACGCCGCATGCCTCCTTGGCACGCTGATCCCGCGGTGGGCACGTTCAGCAACGATTGCCGCTTGAGCGACGCGGATCTGGCCACGATCGAGAAGTGGGTCAAGAATGGCGCACCCGAGGGAAATCCGAAGGATCTGCCCGAGGCGCCGAAATTCACAGACGGCTGGCAAATTCCACAGCCGGATCAGATTATCTACATGGCCGACGAGCCGTACGATGTCCCAGCCGGAGGGACGGTTGAATACCAGCGATTTGTCATCGATCCAGGCTGGACCGAGGACAAGTGGATCAAGGCGATGGAATGCCGTCCGGGCAATCACGCCATCGTGCATCACATTATCGTGTACGTGATCCCGCCAGGCGTGGCGCCCACCGGTCGCGCCGGCCGTTTGCAAACGAATTGGCTGGGGGCATTCGCACCTGGCTTGCGTCAGGAACCGCTTAAAGAAGGCTATGCTCGCTATGTGCAGAAGGGTTCGAAGCTGCTCTTCGAAGTGCATTACACGCCCAACGGTGTCGCTCAGCCGGACCGCAGCTATGCTGGCTTTGTCTTTGCCGATCCGGCGACCGTGAAGAACGAAGTGGCGGTGCAGAACGCCGGCAACTTCACCTTCAAGATTCCGCCGCAGGATCCCAACTACGAAGTCGAAAGCGAATTCGTGTTCCGTCAGAACGCGACGCTCTTGACGATCTCGCCACACATGCATGTGCGCGGCAAGGATTTCTTCTACGAATTAATCTATCCCGATGGAAAGAAGGAAACTCTCCTGTCGGTGCCGAGGTACGACTTCGGTTGGCAGACCACGTACTGGCTGACCGAGCCGAAGCAAATCCCGCGCGGCGCAAAGATGCACTGCGTGGCCCACTTCGACAACTCGCCGGATAATCTGGCCAATCCCGATCCGAACGCCACCGTCGCTTGGGGCGAGCAGACTTGGGAAGAGATGATGTTCGGCTGGTTCGAAATGGCGCTGACGGATCAAGATCTGACCGCGCCAGCGACCGATTCGGCCTTGCGAGTGAAAGAGTTCTTGAAGCAGGCCGAAGGTGACGTTCTGCAAGTTGACGAGCAGTTAAAGCAGATGGCCGGCAAGGCGCTTGAGACGCCCAAGAGTTGGGAACTGGTCACGTGGCAAATCTTGGAGTTGGTGCCACAGGTGGACCGCGTTTGCATTACGACCGTCGACGGCGACAAGCTCCGCCTGAAGATGGTGCAGGACCGCATCGGGCTGAAGACGCCATTCCACAGCACTTCGACGGTCGCCAAGGCCGAGGGTGAGGCGCTTGCTGATTACGCCCTGGGTGACAAAGTGGTCGTCAACGATTCGCTGACGAACGTCAAGGGGCCGACGATGAACAAGATGGCGAAGAAGGATATTCATTCGAGCATGCACGTGCCCGTGCAGATCGATGGGCAGCGTTGCACGATGAACTTCTGGAGCACCGAGGAAGGGGCGTTCCCGCCGCAAGCGGCGCAAATCCTCGAGCAGATCGCGCGGCTGGTGGCCGAAGGGTCGCAAGCGAAATAG
- a CDS encoding TetR/AcrR family transcriptional regulator — protein MNRLLSKVEWVRPPRQTRSQETLERLLDAAEEVFGERGFEAATVAEVVRRARSSVGAMYARFTDKDALLSCLHERFCEEALATADLALDTERWDGASIAEIFAEVIPFLVAVYQEKKGLVRAFIVRGTNDPEFAETASRLGKYISQRLTELVLDRRGEITHPDPVVAVDFGLRMMFDTLDQSTLFAGVERSAHPLSPQQTARELIRLYLSYLGVERTLPEQGVSDEEVSSQIV, from the coding sequence ATGAATCGCCTTCTCTCCAAAGTCGAATGGGTTCGTCCTCCGCGGCAAACCCGTAGCCAGGAGACGCTCGAACGTCTGCTGGACGCGGCTGAGGAAGTGTTTGGCGAGCGCGGTTTCGAGGCGGCAACGGTGGCCGAGGTAGTGCGCCGCGCACGCTCGAGTGTGGGAGCGATGTACGCTCGCTTCACCGATAAGGACGCGCTGCTGAGCTGCTTGCACGAACGGTTTTGCGAAGAGGCTTTGGCAACCGCCGATTTGGCGCTTGATACCGAGCGCTGGGATGGGGCGTCGATCGCCGAGATTTTCGCCGAGGTGATCCCGTTTCTGGTGGCGGTCTATCAGGAGAAGAAGGGGTTGGTCCGTGCCTTTATAGTGCGCGGCACCAATGATCCCGAGTTCGCTGAAACTGCCAGCCGGTTGGGGAAGTACATTTCGCAGCGGTTGACGGAATTGGTTCTCGACCGGCGTGGCGAGATCACGCATCCTGACCCCGTCGTGGCGGTGGACTTTGGGCTGCGCATGATGTTCGACACGCTCGATCAATCGACGCTGTTCGCCGGCGTCGAGCGTTCGGCTCATCCGCTTTCGCCGCAGCAAACTGCCCGAGAATTGATTCGTTTGTACCTAAGTTATCTTGGCGTCGAGCGAACACTACCTGAGCAGGGTGTGTCCGACGAAGAGGTCAGCAGCCAAATCGTGTGA
- a CDS encoding alcohol dehydrogenase, with translation MATMRAARVAKPKGPFELVEVPVPEPTPGTVRIKVEACGVCHSDSVVKEGLFPNIPYPRIPGHEVSGVIDKLGVGVKSWNAGDRVGVGWNGGYCSYCEPCRRGQFFACQNGLTTGISFDGGYAEYMIAPASAVAAVPDGMSPIDAAPLMCAGITTFNALRNSGARSGDLVAVHGLGGLGHLGVQYAAKMGFYTVAVARGQDKKELAAKLGASLYIDSQSQDAAVELMKLGGAKAILATVTDGKAMSSIAAGLGINGTMMAIGVTDSMEISPIRMLTTSQAVKGWYSGTSIDTQDTLAFSARTGVASMNEYYPLSRVNEAYERMITGKARFRVVLTMGK, from the coding sequence ATGGCTACGATGCGCGCTGCACGAGTTGCGAAACCAAAAGGCCCTTTTGAGCTAGTCGAAGTTCCGGTGCCGGAGCCAACGCCGGGCACGGTTCGCATCAAGGTGGAAGCCTGCGGCGTTTGCCACAGTGATTCGGTGGTCAAGGAAGGGTTGTTTCCAAACATCCCTTATCCACGGATACCGGGGCACGAAGTATCAGGGGTGATCGATAAGCTAGGCGTAGGCGTCAAAAGCTGGAACGCTGGCGATCGTGTGGGAGTCGGCTGGAATGGCGGATACTGTTCATATTGCGAGCCTTGCCGGCGTGGCCAATTCTTCGCGTGTCAAAATGGTTTGACGACCGGCATCTCGTTTGATGGCGGCTATGCCGAATACATGATTGCGCCGGCCAGCGCCGTGGCGGCAGTCCCCGACGGAATGTCTCCCATCGACGCGGCACCACTGATGTGCGCGGGCATCACAACCTTCAACGCGTTGCGTAACAGCGGTGCGCGGTCGGGAGACCTTGTCGCGGTTCACGGCCTGGGAGGCCTCGGGCACTTGGGAGTGCAATACGCCGCGAAGATGGGCTTTTACACGGTCGCAGTCGCGCGTGGGCAGGATAAGAAAGAGTTGGCGGCGAAGCTCGGCGCCTCGCTCTACATCGATAGCCAATCGCAGGATGCGGCCGTTGAGCTCATGAAGCTTGGCGGCGCGAAAGCGATCCTGGCCACGGTGACCGACGGCAAGGCGATGAGCTCGATCGCCGCTGGCCTGGGCATTAACGGCACGATGATGGCCATCGGCGTTACCGATTCGATGGAGATATCGCCCATCCGAATGTTGACCACTTCGCAAGCCGTGAAGGGCTGGTATTCGGGAACGTCAATCGATACGCAGGACACGCTGGCTTTCAGCGCTCGGACCGGCGTGGCATCGATGAACGAGTACTATCCTTTGTCGCGCGTGAACGAGGCCTACGAGCGGATGATCACGGGCAAGGCACGGTTCCGCGTCGTGCTTACCATGGGGAAGTGA
- a CDS encoding galactokinase family protein: MNDFLQTVRSLQRGEELFSLASSVFVARAPGRLDLMGGNDDYTGGMVFEATIREATWAAVQLRRDQRIVFVNPQLAALGWQARVEFSFEELSDEARVRALVNRDPAIRWTAYVLGLFYWLRRQSPDIVRRGATVLIDSDVPLNKGVSSSAAIEVAVMKAAASAYGVPLAGVELAESCQWAENVVAESACGIMDQIAVVLGDEGCVLPLVCQPCVPQPLVRLPAGLTCWAIDSGVSHAVTGIEYEAARAAGFMGYKMICDFEGLTVRPDLDSRIPRFTDDRFAGYLANLSPSRFRERYESKLPERMTGAEFLQVAQDHVDPFTRCRPEINYAVRACTRYAVEENERVRLFAELARGADADDLCPAATLMGELMYQSHHGYTETGLGNEATDLLVRLAREQGRERGIFGAKVTGGGAGGTVAVLGLAEREDAFDCLVEHYSRARGAKPYVFRGSSPGADHFGVIEVTAASS; encoded by the coding sequence ATGAACGATTTTTTGCAAACCGTCAGATCGTTGCAGCGGGGCGAAGAGCTGTTTTCGCTTGCGTCGTCGGTGTTTGTCGCGCGGGCGCCGGGTCGCCTGGATTTGATGGGGGGCAACGACGATTACACCGGTGGTATGGTGTTCGAAGCTACGATCCGTGAAGCCACGTGGGCTGCCGTGCAGTTGCGCCGCGATCAGCGGATCGTCTTCGTGAATCCGCAATTGGCAGCGCTCGGGTGGCAGGCGCGGGTTGAGTTTTCTTTCGAAGAACTGAGCGACGAAGCGCGTGTGCGAGCATTGGTGAACCGTGATCCGGCGATCCGTTGGACGGCGTATGTCCTGGGATTGTTCTATTGGCTGCGCAGGCAATCACCGGACATTGTGCGGCGCGGCGCCACGGTACTGATTGATTCCGACGTGCCGTTGAATAAGGGAGTCAGCTCGTCGGCCGCGATCGAGGTGGCAGTGATGAAGGCCGCGGCGAGCGCCTACGGCGTGCCGCTCGCCGGAGTCGAGCTGGCAGAATCGTGCCAATGGGCCGAGAACGTTGTGGCCGAAAGTGCCTGCGGCATCATGGATCAAATCGCTGTCGTACTGGGGGATGAGGGGTGCGTGCTGCCGCTTGTCTGCCAACCATGCGTCCCGCAACCGCTGGTGCGACTGCCAGCCGGTTTGACTTGCTGGGCGATCGACTCGGGCGTGTCGCACGCGGTCACCGGCATCGAATACGAGGCGGCCCGCGCAGCGGGATTCATGGGCTACAAGATGATTTGCGATTTCGAAGGATTGACGGTTCGGCCGGATCTCGATTCGCGCATCCCACGCTTCACCGATGATCGCTTTGCCGGTTATCTGGCGAACCTGTCCCCCTCGCGGTTCCGGGAACGCTACGAGAGCAAGCTGCCCGAGCGAATGACCGGCGCGGAATTTCTGCAGGTCGCACAGGACCACGTCGATCCGTTCACACGGTGCCGACCCGAGATTAACTATGCCGTTCGTGCCTGCACTCGCTACGCCGTGGAAGAAAATGAGCGAGTTCGCCTGTTTGCCGAGCTGGCCCGCGGTGCGGACGCCGACGACCTGTGCCCTGCCGCGACGCTGATGGGTGAATTGATGTACCAGTCGCATCACGGCTATACCGAAACAGGTCTCGGCAACGAAGCCACGGACTTGCTGGTGCGGTTAGCTCGTGAACAGGGGCGCGAGCGTGGAATCTTCGGCGCCAAGGTCACCGGCGGAGGAGCCGGCGGCACCGTGGCGGTGTTGGGGTTGGCGGAACGCGAAGACGCGTTCGATTGCCTGGTCGAGCATTACTCTCGGGCCCGCGGTGCAAAGCCATACGTGTTCCGGGGCAGCTCGCCGGGTGCGGACCATTTCGGTGTGATCGAGGTTACGGCCGCTTCATCTTGA
- a CDS encoding DegT/DnrJ/EryC1/StrS family aminotransferase produces MELPKAVHELEFNHGSVYGPEEAEALRQVLATSAPSCGPKVKQFEDAFAAFCGTRHALAVCNATAGLELAMIAAEVGPGDEVITTPLSWISTANAIAARGAKAVFADIDPRTLNLDPQSVAAKISPRTKAILPVHLYGQCCEMDALVALARPRGIRIVEDCAHAPGALYKGRKAGALGDIGVFSFHQQKNMVTLGEGGMVTTNDPQLFERLLSYRSLCCLTYDPKGKYLPIDERERPMGKRYWMLDFADVGYNFRMTDAQAAVGLVQLAKLDQLNKRRRDIATQYTAGLAGIAGLTLPYVSPDVEHTFHIYCVLIEKEFPLSKEDFMWELYTKKKIKVWSHYMPMHLTAAYRAKGHREGECPQAESLFHKYVSLPIHPRLTDEGIRYLIDAIRSLA; encoded by the coding sequence ATGGAACTGCCTAAGGCTGTTCACGAACTCGAATTCAACCACGGTTCCGTATACGGGCCTGAGGAGGCCGAGGCGCTGCGCCAAGTGCTGGCGACGAGCGCGCCGTCGTGCGGGCCGAAGGTCAAGCAGTTCGAGGATGCGTTCGCCGCCTTTTGCGGCACACGCCACGCCTTGGCCGTATGCAATGCCACGGCCGGGCTCGAGCTGGCCATGATCGCGGCCGAAGTCGGGCCAGGGGACGAGGTCATCACGACGCCCTTGAGTTGGATCTCGACAGCTAACGCGATCGCCGCGCGCGGTGCGAAGGCCGTCTTCGCCGACATCGACCCACGAACCTTGAACCTCGACCCGCAATCGGTCGCCGCGAAAATTTCGCCGCGCACGAAGGCGATCTTGCCAGTGCATCTTTACGGTCAATGTTGCGAGATGGATGCGCTCGTGGCACTCGCCCGGCCGCGCGGAATTAGAATCGTCGAAGATTGCGCCCATGCCCCGGGGGCTCTTTACAAAGGGCGTAAAGCCGGGGCGCTGGGCGATATCGGCGTCTTTAGTTTTCATCAACAAAAGAACATGGTCACCCTCGGCGAAGGGGGCATGGTCACGACCAATGACCCGCAGTTGTTCGAGCGGCTGCTCTCGTATCGATCGTTGTGCTGCCTGACCTATGACCCAAAGGGAAAGTATCTGCCGATCGACGAGCGCGAGCGGCCAATGGGCAAGCGCTACTGGATGCTCGATTTCGCGGATGTCGGGTACAACTTTCGTATGACCGACGCCCAGGCTGCCGTCGGCCTGGTGCAATTGGCGAAGCTCGACCAACTGAACAAACGCCGCCGCGATATCGCGACACAGTACACTGCGGGCCTGGCCGGTATTGCGGGCCTCACATTGCCGTACGTCTCGCCCGACGTCGAGCACACGTTTCACATCTACTGCGTACTGATCGAGAAAGAGTTCCCACTATCGAAGGAAGACTTCATGTGGGAACTGTATACGAAGAAGAAGATCAAAGTCTGGTCGCATTACATGCCTATGCATTTGACGGCGGCTTACCGCGCGAAAGGGCACCGTGAAGGGGAATGTCCACAGGCCGAATCGCTTTTCCATAAGTATGTCAGCTTGCCGATTCATCCCCGGCTAACAGACGAGGGGATTCGATACCTGATTGATGCGATTCGATCCTTAGCATGA